From Cellvibrio zantedeschiae, the proteins below share one genomic window:
- a CDS encoding efflux RND transporter periplasmic adaptor subunit encodes MSSAYSRSFSRKTYQISIAAILSGIAGFYYVIGANAAAPAAAPPAPTVDVVVVQPQQIRTWANFSGRLSPVESAAIKPLVSGTIQQVLFKDGEQVKKGHQLFVIDPRPHQASVQRAQAQLATAQSRAKLARDELNRAQQLITAKLVSQSIYDSAVSNDQVAQAAVNEADAALNQAKLNLEYAHISAPISGRISRAELTVGNVVEAGPNAPQLAQIIASDKLYAEFNVDEATYIQFVRNTKSAEKMPVELTLASAANVTYQGYITAFDNRLDTTSGTIRARAVFDNNDGALTAGMFANVRLGSAEKLTTLLVPERAIGTNQSKKFVLVVDEKNLATYHEITLGDHYQGQRIVLNGINAGDKVIVNGLSHVRPNTVVNPSVEKPAAQVALNP; translated from the coding sequence ATGAGTTCCGCATATTCCCGCAGCTTTTCCCGCAAAACCTACCAAATTTCCATCGCGGCCATACTCAGCGGTATTGCCGGTTTTTATTATGTTATTGGTGCCAACGCGGCAGCACCGGCAGCCGCGCCACCTGCGCCAACGGTGGATGTTGTTGTGGTTCAACCGCAACAAATTCGTACTTGGGCAAACTTTTCAGGGCGTCTGTCACCCGTAGAAAGCGCTGCTATTAAACCCTTGGTGAGCGGTACTATCCAGCAAGTCCTTTTTAAAGATGGCGAACAGGTTAAGAAAGGGCATCAACTCTTTGTCATTGATCCTCGTCCACATCAAGCATCGGTACAACGTGCCCAGGCGCAATTGGCGACCGCACAATCACGCGCAAAATTAGCGCGCGATGAATTGAATCGAGCGCAACAATTAATTACGGCCAAGCTGGTTTCACAAAGTATTTATGATTCTGCGGTGAGCAATGATCAAGTTGCACAAGCTGCAGTAAACGAGGCTGATGCTGCGTTAAATCAGGCCAAGTTAAATTTAGAGTATGCACATATAAGCGCTCCTATTTCAGGGCGTATTAGCCGCGCAGAATTAACGGTAGGCAATGTGGTTGAAGCTGGCCCCAATGCACCACAGCTCGCGCAAATTATAGCGAGCGATAAACTTTACGCAGAATTTAATGTAGACGAAGCGACCTACATCCAATTTGTGCGCAACACCAAAAGTGCAGAAAAAATGCCAGTTGAGCTAACACTTGCCAGTGCTGCAAATGTTACTTATCAGGGTTACATCACCGCATTTGATAATCGCTTAGATACCACTAGCGGTACCATTCGTGCGCGTGCTGTGTTTGACAACAATGATGGTGCTCTAACCGCGGGAATGTTTGCTAATGTGCGTTTAGGTTCAGCTGAAAAATTAACAACACTCTTGGTGCCAGAACGTGCAATAGGCACTAACCAAAGCAAAAAATTCGTGTTGGTTGTCGACGAAAAAAATCTAGCGACTTACCACGAAATTACTTTGGGCGATCATTATCAGGGGCAGCGTATTGTTCTTAATGGAATTAATGCCGGCGATAAAGTTATCGTTAATGGTTTGTCCCACGTGCGCCCGAATACTGTTGTAAATCCGAGCGTGGAAAAACCCGCTGCGCAAGTTGCGTTAAATCCTTAA